The sequence AAGCTAGTGTACCTCTCATGAAGCTAGTGTTTTGTTTATTGTGACTaagttatttttggtttggaaGTAGATTTGCTTGATTCTATTTCAAATGAATGCAAACAAAAGCTTATTAGGCTCTTATTATTGGGCATTGCAGGCTATGTTCAAAATCACATTGGATGTGCCATCACAACTAGTAGCTCTTTCCAACATGCCAATTATTGAAGAAAAAGTGGAGGGGGATCTGAAGACAGTTTCATATCAAGAATCACCCATCATGTCTACATATTTGGTGGCAATTGTTGTTGGTTTATTTGATTATGTGGAAAATCTTACGTctgatggtaaaaaaaaatacaatgttcACTGTTTCTTGTGTATTATGATCCTTGTTCTTGATAGTGTAATCTTACATCACTTTACAGGAGTGAAAGTTCGACTATACTGTCAGGTTGGTAAAGTAAATGAAGGGaaatttgcattggatgtttCTGTTAGGACACTTGAATTTTACAAAGAGTAAGTTTTACTGTGAATCACCACCAAACCATTGATCACGAGACACAGTATACAAGTCTTTTGGTGCTTATGTTGTATTATTTGAAATTCcaattaaccaaaataatattggcAGATACTTTGCAGTGCCTTACTTTCTTCCTAAATTGGATATGGTTGCAATTCCTGATTTTGCTTTTGGGGCCATGGAGAATTATGGTTTGGTTACATGCTGTGAAACAGTTTTGCTCTTTGACAATCAGCACTCTGCAGCTGCTCATGAGCAGAGGGTAATATGAATGTTGTGAATATTGCtctttttgttagaattttgTTTGGCTAATATAGTTTGGAGCTATTGTTTTAATAACACTAGacaaaatgttttattattatttttctctagcTTGCGATTGTCGTAGCTCATCAATTAGCACATCAGTGGTTTGGCAATCTTGTAACGATGGAATGGTGGACTCATTTGTGGCTGAATGAGGGATTCACAATATGGGTATTTATTGCTTTGTGTTATAATTGAtctaaattgttttatttagttatgtttTGCACATTAGCCAGTCCTAATTTTTATCGCCAAGTTAAATAACATGTTAATCCTTACGTCATTTATTTTGTTCactaatttgaaaattgttcacacatattttgattaaattatttcCTTCTCATGTAAAGTCATGGTTAACTGTtcgtttatttaaaaaatacgTGCTCACATATATAGACTTATATTTTGGGTGATATTGATCAAGTTACTTGATAGATTACTTCTCTTCATTTATGGCTCTATAAGAATAAGGTTCATTAACCTTGTATTTACACATTACTTTTAACCATGAAAAAGACTATTTTTATGACCAACTGAATCAGGCAAAAAACCgataattttatatatcttATGACTAtatctataaatttttaaaagaaagttaatttaaagtatatattttattatatatatacaagtcaAGCCTCGAGTTCATGAACTACTTGTCCACTAACTTGATAATATGTTTCAACTTGATTTGTTTATCAATCAAGCCTCAAAGGTTGGCTTAAGCCtgttcattattaaaaaaaaaaaaaaaaaaaaaaaaaaactaacatatACATTTTTTGTTGGAACGTAGCCCAAGCTCTTCGTAAATGGTTCAGTTTTTTACAGCCAGCATGGGTCATGTCTCTATATATTATCCTTAATACACCGCAtgcttttaaattatatatcgattattttaatgtgttcaGGTTAGTTATTTAGCAGTTAATCACTTGTTCCCAGAATGGGAAATGTGGACTCAGTTTCTTAATGACTGTACAGAAGTTCTTAGACTGGATGGGCTTGCAGAGTCCCATCCCATTGAGGTAATTCTGCatgcactatttttttttcttggtataATTACTTTTGAGGagctattattattacttttttgagTATATCTCTATATAAGCATACTTTTTTAGGTGGAGATAAATCATGCTAGAGAGATTGAGGAATTTCTTTTTGACACGATAAGTAACAAAAAAGGTGCATCTGTTATCTGGATGCTACAAAGCTATCTTGGTGCTGAATGCTTTCAGGTTGGTTGCtggattttctttcttttggtatATGGCTCGTGTCCcaactaaaaatatttcttattaTTCAAGAAACACTTTTCCCTCCACCccaaattcacataaaatttaAGTCATGGAAACCCTTCATAAATTATGTGATGTAGGAGGCacaagaagatttttatttaatattatttatgtttgtaagtcaattgtatttttatgttttaggtcctagaAGTAATAAGGTAATTAGGGTTTCTTACGCCAAGTAGAACTAGGGTTTGGCGATCCTTTACAAGAAAACTATTGTACTCCTTTTGGAGATAGTTGATAgtttaatgaatgaaaaaatggccttttggtttatttggtcTAGCATTGACTCCAATTCCATGTTAGGTGCTGACTTTTAGTGGTTTTCCTGCTTGGTGCTAACTCCAAGCTAAGCCTAGGTGCTGACTCTTAAGTCATATCCTTTTATTTCTTGTCTTCAATAGTATTATTCAAATGTTCTGGTTGTCATGCATCATTATGTCTTTGAGAAAGATAAGAGCAACAGTAACTTTCTAGTTGAAAGTTTTGAATAGGTTACAGAGGTTCTGTTCAAAAATAGTTGGATAGTATGAAACAGGTTTAGGAAGAAATCATTAACGTGATGAATACTATATAActaatattttgaaaagtgctcatttctatttatatatagaaacaaTGGTGATACTCATCTAGATAAGAAATACTCTTAGAAAGCTTATCTACTTGATATCTGGTGACATAGCCTTCAGCGTGATTAGCTTCCAGATTCTTTCTTGGCTGCCATGTATTACTTATGTGATTGCAGTTATGGTTTATTCTTTTATGGTCCATCTTTGTCAACCAATCATCTTCTGCAATATATGAGATAATTGCTCAAATCTTTTCATTGGATTAAGAAACTCAATTAGTCAATTTTTGctcatttgtaaaatatttcttATGTAATTGTATGTcatttaattatcttttttcttgcatctgTAAATCAGAGGTCACTTgcttcatatataaaaaaatttgcttgCTCGAATGCAAAGACAGAAGATTTATGGGCTGCATTTGAGGAGGGATCTGGTGAGCCTGTGAACAAGCTCATGAATTCATGGACAAAGCAAAAGGGGTTCCCAGTTGTCTCTGTCAAAGTCAAAGATCAGATATTGGAGTTTGAGCAGGTTTCTTGTGTCTGatctctttctccctttttttttttcctgaaataaCATATCTTAACCCTGATGCATACCGAGTTGTTTCATTTTGTAATGAGTGTCAATAATATTTTGAGAACTTAGTGAGTTCTGACAAATCAATGTAATAATCGCAGTCACAATTTTTGGCAAGTGGTTATCTTGAAGAAGGGCAATGGATCGTTCCAATAACATTATGCTGTGGTTTATATGATGTGCACAAGAATTTTCTACTGCAAACAAAGTCCGACACTCTTGATATGAAAGAGCTCCTGAGTGACGAAAGCAATTTAGCCTCTGCTTGGGTGAAACTTAATTTCAATCAGACTGGTTTCTATAGGGTTAAATATGATGAGGACCTTGCAGCTAAACTCCGATATGCAATAGAGAAAAAATACTTATCTACAATAGACagatttggtaattttgatatttgTACTCATACCTGCAATTATCTTATGATGGTATGTGTTTATGGTAGAAAAGAGCACTTAACTTATTTGTTTAACAGGCATCCTGGATGATTCTTTTGCCCTTTGTATGGCTCGCCAGCAGTCTTTGAATTCATTGCTTACCTTGATGAATGCTTATAGTGGGGAACTTGAATATACTGTGCTGTCCAATTTAATCAATGTATTGTTCACCTCTTGTTTAAGAATTTGTATATTTCAGTTGTGCTCTTAAACCTAGTTCTGATCCCTCAATTCACAGATAAGTTATAAAGTTGAAAGAATTGCAGCTGATGCAAGCCCTGAGTTGCTGGAATTcgttaaacaattttttattagccTGTTCCTGCGTTCAGCAATGTAAGTTGTCCTATatacaaataattgaaattccTATGGTGGTCCTTGTTTATAAGTCATTCTGGTTGCTCTGTctactgtttttatttttatataagtgaTATCTTTGAAGTTGATTTTATTCCATTTGGTTGAGAAAGCCCCATAAGATGTTATCTATTAAGGTACTAGAATTTATGACAATACATTTCCACAAATTTATAGCATGAGTATATCATTTCTTTATATActgaataatttttatattctttggTGATTAATATGCTActatagataatatatatatatatatatatatatatatgacattttctgaatttattcaacctttttctttcttaaatagAGTTGCTAACACCAAAATAAAAAGCAGACCGAGGTATTTTATCATTAAATCTAGGAGATAACTGTAAATGTCTCAGAATGTAAAAAGTATGCtttaaggaagaagaaaaaaatcactTAAAGGATCGTTGTGATTCCTCTTTCAAGTTTTGATGTGATAGACTCACAAAAATTTACCTCAGGATCTAAGATGCAGATATTTCTTGCATTATTTgacttatatttatttattttatttggagaTATTCTATTTATGCTTAGTCaag is a genomic window of Quercus lobata isolate SW786 chromosome 2, ValleyOak3.0 Primary Assembly, whole genome shotgun sequence containing:
- the LOC115969146 gene encoding aminopeptidase M1-like isoform X1, with translation MEQLKGQPRLPKFADPKRYDIWLKPDLSTCKFAGSVAIELNIAADTCFIVLNAAELSIDIASISFTHHLAATDASNSNQVLKPLYVDVVEEDEILVLDFSDTLPIGNGLLTISFKGTLNDKMKGFYRSTYEHNGEKKNMAVTQFEPANARRCFPCWDEPACKAMFKITLDVPSQLVALSNMPIIEEKVEGDLKTVSYQESPIMSTYLVAIVVGLFDYVENLTSDGKKKYNVHCFLCIMILVLDSVILHHFTGVKVRLYCQVGKVNEGKFALDVSVRTLEFYKEYFAVPYFLPKLDMVAIPDFAFGAMENYGLVTCCETVLLFDNQHSAAAHEQRLAIVVAHQLAHQWFGNLVTMEWWTHLWLNEGFTIWVSYLAVNHLFPEWEMWTQFLNDCTEVLRLDGLAESHPIEVEINHAREIEEFLFDTISNKKGASVIWMLQSYLGAECFQRSLASYIKKFACSNAKTEDLWAAFEEGSGEPVNKLMNSWTKQKGFPVVSVKVKDQILEFEQSQFLASGYLEEGQWIVPITLCCGLYDVHKNFLLQTKSDTLDMKELLSDESNLASAWVKLNFNQTGFYRVKYDEDLAAKLRYAIEKKYLSTIDRFGILDDSFALCMARQQSLNSLLTLMNAYSGELEYTVLSNLINISYKVERIAADASPELLEFVKQFFISLFLRSAMKLGWEPKKDESHLDAMLRGEVWTALAVFGYDPALKEGSRRFHAFLDDRNTPLLHPDIRKAAYVAVMRRVSSSNKFGFESLLRVYRETDLSQEKTRILSSLTSSPDPDIILEALNFLLSSEVRTQDAVLGLTVSREGRETAWTWLKDNWEHISKTWGSGYLITRFVNSIVSPFASFEKANEIEEFFANCTESKIARILKQSIEQVHINANWVQSVQNE
- the LOC115969146 gene encoding aminopeptidase M1-like isoform X2 — translated: MEQLKGQPRLPKFADPKRYDIWLKPDLSTCKFAGSVAIELNIAADTCFIVLNAAELSIDIASISFTHHLAATDASNSNQVLKPLYVDVVEEDEILVLDFSDTLPIGNGLLTISFKGTLNDKMKGFYRSTYEHNGEKKNMAVTQFEPANARRCFPCWDEPACKAMFKITLDVPSQLVALSNMPIIEEKVEGDLKTVSYQESPIMSTYLVAIVVGLFDYVENLTSDGVKVRLYCQVGKVNEGKFALDVSVRTLEFYKEYFAVPYFLPKLDMVAIPDFAFGAMENYGLVTCCETVLLFDNQHSAAAHEQRLAIVVAHQLAHQWFGNLVTMEWWTHLWLNEGFTIWVSYLAVNHLFPEWEMWTQFLNDCTEVLRLDGLAESHPIEVEINHAREIEEFLFDTISNKKGASVIWMLQSYLGAECFQRSLASYIKKFACSNAKTEDLWAAFEEGSGEPVNKLMNSWTKQKGFPVVSVKVKDQILEFEQSQFLASGYLEEGQWIVPITLCCGLYDVHKNFLLQTKSDTLDMKELLSDESNLASAWVKLNFNQTGFYRVKYDEDLAAKLRYAIEKKYLSTIDRFGILDDSFALCMARQQSLNSLLTLMNAYSGELEYTVLSNLINISYKVERIAADASPELLEFVKQFFISLFLRSAMKLGWEPKKDESHLDAMLRGEVWTALAVFGYDPALKEGSRRFHAFLDDRNTPLLHPDIRKAAYVAVMRRVSSSNKFGFESLLRVYRETDLSQEKTRILSSLTSSPDPDIILEALNFLLSSEVRTQDAVLGLTVSREGRETAWTWLKDNWEHISKTWGSGYLITRFVNSIVSPFASFEKANEIEEFFANCTESKIARILKQSIEQVHINANWVQSVQNE